One part of the Vicia villosa cultivar HV-30 ecotype Madison, WI linkage group LG6, Vvil1.0, whole genome shotgun sequence genome encodes these proteins:
- the LOC131611954 gene encoding uncharacterized protein LOC131611954 — MDMKEEETCGSICSKTSDSINEDGCEISEGNEDDKESSKHNNGGISSSNSTIEEISEKKSSVRPYVRSKFPRLRWTPDLHFRFLHAVQRLGGQERATPKLVLQLMNIKGLSIAHVKSHLQMHRTKKVVDTNQDRNVYNLTQIPMLQGYTPNQSSSYSCGYGEASLSIYENMVHMSSINESRADFYGKMIERTNNKYQNIFQVDSSNFRELLPTSKVHEPNENFLSFCGHESSREDLHTQPIAQDFMQKDNLPSNQVPLKTLKRKASNLDLDLDLSLKLNSRNIISDHDNQKQGSIEDHHHEVDSNLSLSLYTQSSYDESKEQEKRVNVGLDLTI, encoded by the exons ATGGATATGAAGGAGGAAGAAACATGTGGCTCAATATGTTCAAAGACAAGTGATTCAATTAATGAAGATGGTTGTGAAATTAGTGAAGGAAATGAAGATGATAAAGAAAGTAGTAAGCATAACAATGGAGGAATAAGCTCAAGCAATAGTACAATTGAAGAGATTTCGGAGAAGAAATCATCGGTGAGACCTTACGTTAGATCCAAGTTTCCTCGACTACGTTGGACTCCCGATCTTCATTTTCGATTTCTTCATGCTGTTCAAAGACTTGGTGGACAAGAGA GAGCAACTCCAAAATTGGTTCTTCAATTGATGAATATAAAAGGTTTAAGTATAGCTCATGTGAAGAGTCATTTACAG ATGCATAGAACCAAGAAAGTAGTTGACACAAATCAAG ACAGAAATGTTTATAATCTCACCCAAATTCCTATGCTTCAAGGCTATACTCCAAATCAAAGTTCATCATATAG TTGTGGATATGGAGAAGCATCTCTTTCTATATATGAAAACATGGTCCATATGAGTTCAATAAATGAATCTAGAGCTGATTTCTATGGAAAAATGATTGAGAGAACCAATAATAAGTatcaaaatattttccaagtgGATTCTTCCAATTTTAGAGAACTATTACCAACAAGCAAAGTTCATGAGCCTAATGAAAATTTCCTCTCATTTTGTGGCCATGAATCTTCAAGAGAAGATCTCCATACTCAGCCAATAGCACAAGACTTCATGCAAAAAGATAATTTGCCTTCAAATCAAGTTCCATTGAAGACACTAAAAAGAAAAGCTTCAAATTTGGATCTTGATTTGGATCTATCACTTAAATTAAATTCAAGAAACAtcattagtgatcatgataatcAGAAGCAAGGAAGTATAGAGGATCATCATCATGAAGTTGACAGCAATTTATCTCTCTCTTTGTATACTCAATCCTCTTATGATGAATCAAAGGAGCAAGAGAAAAGAGTCAATGTAGGTTTGGATCTAACCATATGA